The following are from one region of the Choloepus didactylus isolate mChoDid1 chromosome 11 unlocalized genomic scaffold, mChoDid1.pri SUPER_11_unloc1, whole genome shotgun sequence genome:
- the DBN1 gene encoding drebrin isoform X3: MARRLCHDGTAALASSQPWRDGLGRQALVSCRALYTYEDGCDDLKLAASGEGGLQELSGHFENQKVMYGFCSVKDSQAALPKYVLINWVGEDVPDARKCACASHVAKVAEFFQGVDVIVNASSVEDIDAGAIGQRLSNGLARLSSPVLHRLRLREEENAEPVGTTYQKTDAAVEMKRINREQFWEQAKKEEELRKEEERKKALDERLRFEQERMEQERQEQEERERRYREREQQIEEHRRKQQTLEAEEAKRLLKEQSIFGDHRDEEEETQMKKLESEVEEAAAIIAQRPDNPREFFKQQERVASASSGSCDVPSPFNHRPGSHLDSHRRMAPVPIPTRSPSDSSTASTPIAEQIERALDEVTSLQPPPPPPPPPPAPETEEVSPSLESEETSKEARAAAPEAWAGPKEEPLQAREPPRGQDGPLEDLSFVESPDQAILDAPLEPATADATAAATAAATLVADADAADAIEATTAAAADTAVATAVPPAAASLIDLWPGNGEGASAPQAEPRAATLPLGAEVTLAEVPLLDEGVQEPLPPAGEGCANLLNFDELPEPPATFCDAEGEVEGEPLATSQAPTLPLALAELEQELGQEPAQEPEQERESEPHLLTNGVTTQKEGTQASEGYFSQSQEEEFAQSEELCAKAPPPVFYNKPPEIDITCWDADPVPEEEEGFEGGN; this comes from the exons ggccctgtACACATATGAGGATGGCTGCGATGACCTCAAGCTTGCAGCGTCAGGAG AAGGGGGCTTGCAGGAGCTCTCTGGCCACTTTGAGAACCAGAAGGTGATGTACGGCTTCTGCAGTGTCAAGGACTCCCAGGCCGCTCTGCCAAAATACGTGCTTATCAACTGG GTCGGGGAAGATGTACCTGATGCCCGCAAATGTGCTTGTGCCAGCCACGTGGCTAAGGTGGCTGAGTTCTTCCAG GGTGTCGACGTCATCGTGAATGCCAGCAGCGTGGAAGACATCGACGCGGGTGCTATCGGGCAGCGGCTCTCCAATGGGCTGGCGCGGCTCTCCAGCCCGGTGCTACACCGCCTGCGGCTGCGTGAAGAGGAAAACGCTGAGCCCGTG GGCACCACCTACCAGAAGACGGACGCGGCCGTGGAAATGAAACGGATTAACCGTGAGCAGTTTTGGGAACAGGCCAAG AAGGAGGAGGAgctgaggaaggaggaggagaggaagaaggcaCTGGACGAGAGGCTGAGGTTTGAGCAGGAGCGGATGGAACAGGAGCGGCAGGAGCAGGAGGAGCGGGAACGGCGTTACCGGGAGCGGGAACAGCAGATCGAGGAGCACAG GAGGAAACAGCAGACTCTGGAAGCTGAAGAGGCCAAGAGGCTGTTGAAGGAGCAGTCAATCTTT GGTGACCATCGGGACGAGGAAGAAGAGACCCAGATGAAAAAGTTGGAATCAGAGGTAGAG GAGGCAGCCGCCATTATTGCCCAGCGACCAGACAACCCCCGGGAGTTCTTCAAGCAGCAGGAACGAGTTGCCTCGGCCTCCTCAGGCAGCTGCGATGTGCCCTCGCCTTTCAACCACCGGCCAG GCAGTCACTTGGACAGTCACAGGAGGATGGCCCCCGTCCCCATCCCCACCCGGAGCCCGTCGGATTCCAGCACGGCCTCCACCCCTATCGCTGAGCAGATCGAACGGGCCCTGGACGAGGTCACGTCCTtgcagccgccgccgccaccaccaccgccaccaccagCCCCAG AGACCGAGGAGGTCAGCCCCAGCCTGGAGAGTGAAGAGACCAGCAAGGAAGCCAGAGCAGCAGCCCCTGAGGCCTGGGCTGGCCCCAAGGAGGAGCCCCTTCAGGCAAGGGAGCCCCCCCGGGGGCAAGACGGCCCCCTGGAGGACTTGTCATTTGTGGAATCTCCAGATCAGGCCATCCTGGATGCCCCTCTAGAGCCTGCCACAGCTGACGCCACTGCGGCTGCCACTGCAGCTGCCACCTTAGTGGCTGATGCTGATGCAGCTGACGCCATTGAAGccaccactgctgctgctgctgacacCGCTGTTGCCACCGCTGTCCCCCCTGCTGCTGCCAGCCTCATTGACCTATGGCCTGGCAACGGGGAGGGGGCCTCTGCGCCCCAGGCTGAGCCCCGTGCCGCCACGCTTCCCTTGGGGGCTGAGGTCACTCTGGCAGAGGTGCCCCTGCTGGACGAGGGTGTGCAGGAGCCACTGCCACCAGCAGGTGAAGGCTGTGCCAACCTTCTCAATTTTGATGAGCTGCCTGAGCCACCAGCCACCTTCTGCGACGCAGAGGGGGAGGTAGAAGGGGAGCCCCTGGCCACTTCCCAGGCCCCAACTCTGCCTTTAGCTCTGGCAGAGCTGGAGCAGGAGCTGGGGCAGGAGCCAGCGCAGGAGCCGGAACAGGAGCGGGAGTCTGAGCCCCACCTGCTGACCAACGGCGTGACCACCCAGAAGGAGGGGACccag GCCAGTGAGGGGTACTTCAGCCAATCACAGGAGGAGGAGTTTGCCCAATCAGAAGAGCTGTGTGCTAAGGCTCCGCCTCCTGTGTTCTACAACAAGCCTCCAG AAATCGATATCACCTGCTGGGATGCAGACCCAGTACCAGAAGAGGAGGAGGGCTTCGAGGGTGGCAATTAG
- the DBN1 gene encoding drebrin isoform X2 — MAGVSFSGHRLELLAAYEEVIREESAADWALYTYEDGCDDLKLAASGEGGLQELSGHFENQKVMYGFCSVKDSQAALPKYVLINWVGEDVPDARKCACASHVAKVAEFFQGVDVIVNASSVEDIDAGAIGQRLSNGLARLSSPVLHRLRLREEENAEPVGTTYQKTDAAVEMKRINREQFWEQAKKEEELRKEEERKKALDERLRFEQERMEQERQEQEERERRYREREQQIEEHRRKQQTLEAEEAKRLLKEQSIFGDHRDEEEETQMKKLESEVEEAAAIIAQRPDNPREFFKQQERVASASSGSCDVPSPFNHRPGSHLDSHRRMAPVPIPTRSPSDSSTASTPIAEQIERALDEVTSLQPPPPPPPPPPAPETEEVSPSLESEETSKEARAAAPEAWAGPKEEPLQAREPPRGQDGPLEDLSFVESPDQAILDAPLEPATADATAAATAAATLVADADAADAIEATTAAAADTAVATAVPPAAASLIDLWPGNGEGASAPQAEPRAATLPLGAEVTLAEVPLLDEGVQEPLPPAGEGCANLLNFDELPEPPATFCDAEGEVEGEPLATSQAPTLPLALAELEQELGQEPAQEPEQERESEPHLLTNGVTTQKEGTQASEGYFSQSQEEEFAQSEELCAKAPPPVFYNKPPEIDITCWDADPVPEEEEGFEGGN, encoded by the exons ggccctgtACACATATGAGGATGGCTGCGATGACCTCAAGCTTGCAGCGTCAGGAG AAGGGGGCTTGCAGGAGCTCTCTGGCCACTTTGAGAACCAGAAGGTGATGTACGGCTTCTGCAGTGTCAAGGACTCCCAGGCCGCTCTGCCAAAATACGTGCTTATCAACTGG GTCGGGGAAGATGTACCTGATGCCCGCAAATGTGCTTGTGCCAGCCACGTGGCTAAGGTGGCTGAGTTCTTCCAG GGTGTCGACGTCATCGTGAATGCCAGCAGCGTGGAAGACATCGACGCGGGTGCTATCGGGCAGCGGCTCTCCAATGGGCTGGCGCGGCTCTCCAGCCCGGTGCTACACCGCCTGCGGCTGCGTGAAGAGGAAAACGCTGAGCCCGTG GGCACCACCTACCAGAAGACGGACGCGGCCGTGGAAATGAAACGGATTAACCGTGAGCAGTTTTGGGAACAGGCCAAG AAGGAGGAGGAgctgaggaaggaggaggagaggaagaaggcaCTGGACGAGAGGCTGAGGTTTGAGCAGGAGCGGATGGAACAGGAGCGGCAGGAGCAGGAGGAGCGGGAACGGCGTTACCGGGAGCGGGAACAGCAGATCGAGGAGCACAG GAGGAAACAGCAGACTCTGGAAGCTGAAGAGGCCAAGAGGCTGTTGAAGGAGCAGTCAATCTTT GGTGACCATCGGGACGAGGAAGAAGAGACCCAGATGAAAAAGTTGGAATCAGAGGTAGAG GAGGCAGCCGCCATTATTGCCCAGCGACCAGACAACCCCCGGGAGTTCTTCAAGCAGCAGGAACGAGTTGCCTCGGCCTCCTCAGGCAGCTGCGATGTGCCCTCGCCTTTCAACCACCGGCCAG GCAGTCACTTGGACAGTCACAGGAGGATGGCCCCCGTCCCCATCCCCACCCGGAGCCCGTCGGATTCCAGCACGGCCTCCACCCCTATCGCTGAGCAGATCGAACGGGCCCTGGACGAGGTCACGTCCTtgcagccgccgccgccaccaccaccgccaccaccagCCCCAG AGACCGAGGAGGTCAGCCCCAGCCTGGAGAGTGAAGAGACCAGCAAGGAAGCCAGAGCAGCAGCCCCTGAGGCCTGGGCTGGCCCCAAGGAGGAGCCCCTTCAGGCAAGGGAGCCCCCCCGGGGGCAAGACGGCCCCCTGGAGGACTTGTCATTTGTGGAATCTCCAGATCAGGCCATCCTGGATGCCCCTCTAGAGCCTGCCACAGCTGACGCCACTGCGGCTGCCACTGCAGCTGCCACCTTAGTGGCTGATGCTGATGCAGCTGACGCCATTGAAGccaccactgctgctgctgctgacacCGCTGTTGCCACCGCTGTCCCCCCTGCTGCTGCCAGCCTCATTGACCTATGGCCTGGCAACGGGGAGGGGGCCTCTGCGCCCCAGGCTGAGCCCCGTGCCGCCACGCTTCCCTTGGGGGCTGAGGTCACTCTGGCAGAGGTGCCCCTGCTGGACGAGGGTGTGCAGGAGCCACTGCCACCAGCAGGTGAAGGCTGTGCCAACCTTCTCAATTTTGATGAGCTGCCTGAGCCACCAGCCACCTTCTGCGACGCAGAGGGGGAGGTAGAAGGGGAGCCCCTGGCCACTTCCCAGGCCCCAACTCTGCCTTTAGCTCTGGCAGAGCTGGAGCAGGAGCTGGGGCAGGAGCCAGCGCAGGAGCCGGAACAGGAGCGGGAGTCTGAGCCCCACCTGCTGACCAACGGCGTGACCACCCAGAAGGAGGGGACccag GCCAGTGAGGGGTACTTCAGCCAATCACAGGAGGAGGAGTTTGCCCAATCAGAAGAGCTGTGTGCTAAGGCTCCGCCTCCTGTGTTCTACAACAAGCCTCCAG AAATCGATATCACCTGCTGGGATGCAGACCCAGTACCAGAAGAGGAGGAGGGCTTCGAGGGTGGCAATTAG
- the DBN1 gene encoding drebrin isoform X1, whose amino-acid sequence MAGVSFSGHRLELLAAYEEVIREESAADWALYTYEDGCDDLKLAASGEGGLQELSGHFENQKVMYGFCSVKDSQAALPKYVLINWVGEDVPDARKCACASHVAKVAEFFQGVDVIVNASSVEDIDAGAIGQRLSNGLARLSSPVLHRLRLREEENAEPVGTTYQKTDAAVEMKRINREQFWEQAKKEEELRKEEERKKALDERLRFEQERMEQERQEQEERERRYREREQQIEEHRRKQQTLEAEEAKRLLKEQSIFGDHRDEEEETQMKKLESEVEEAAAIIAQRPDNPREFFKQQERVASASSGSCDVPSPFNHRPGRPYCPFIKASDSGPSSSSSSSSSPPRTPFPYITCHRTPNLSSSLPCSHLDSHRRMAPVPIPTRSPSDSSTASTPIAEQIERALDEVTSLQPPPPPPPPPPAPETEEVSPSLESEETSKEARAAAPEAWAGPKEEPLQAREPPRGQDGPLEDLSFVESPDQAILDAPLEPATADATAAATAAATLVADADAADAIEATTAAAADTAVATAVPPAAASLIDLWPGNGEGASAPQAEPRAATLPLGAEVTLAEVPLLDEGVQEPLPPAGEGCANLLNFDELPEPPATFCDAEGEVEGEPLATSQAPTLPLALAELEQELGQEPAQEPEQERESEPHLLTNGVTTQKEGTQASEGYFSQSQEEEFAQSEELCAKAPPPVFYNKPPEIDITCWDADPVPEEEEGFEGGN is encoded by the exons ggccctgtACACATATGAGGATGGCTGCGATGACCTCAAGCTTGCAGCGTCAGGAG AAGGGGGCTTGCAGGAGCTCTCTGGCCACTTTGAGAACCAGAAGGTGATGTACGGCTTCTGCAGTGTCAAGGACTCCCAGGCCGCTCTGCCAAAATACGTGCTTATCAACTGG GTCGGGGAAGATGTACCTGATGCCCGCAAATGTGCTTGTGCCAGCCACGTGGCTAAGGTGGCTGAGTTCTTCCAG GGTGTCGACGTCATCGTGAATGCCAGCAGCGTGGAAGACATCGACGCGGGTGCTATCGGGCAGCGGCTCTCCAATGGGCTGGCGCGGCTCTCCAGCCCGGTGCTACACCGCCTGCGGCTGCGTGAAGAGGAAAACGCTGAGCCCGTG GGCACCACCTACCAGAAGACGGACGCGGCCGTGGAAATGAAACGGATTAACCGTGAGCAGTTTTGGGAACAGGCCAAG AAGGAGGAGGAgctgaggaaggaggaggagaggaagaaggcaCTGGACGAGAGGCTGAGGTTTGAGCAGGAGCGGATGGAACAGGAGCGGCAGGAGCAGGAGGAGCGGGAACGGCGTTACCGGGAGCGGGAACAGCAGATCGAGGAGCACAG GAGGAAACAGCAGACTCTGGAAGCTGAAGAGGCCAAGAGGCTGTTGAAGGAGCAGTCAATCTTT GGTGACCATCGGGACGAGGAAGAAGAGACCCAGATGAAAAAGTTGGAATCAGAGGTAGAG GAGGCAGCCGCCATTATTGCCCAGCGACCAGACAACCCCCGGGAGTTCTTCAAGCAGCAGGAACGAGTTGCCTCGGCCTCCTCAGGCAGCTGCGATGTGCCCTCGCCTTTCAACCACCGGCCAG GTCGTCCGTACTGCCCTTTCATAAAGGCATCGGACAGTgggccttcctcctcctcctcctcctcttcctcccctccacGGACTCCCTTTCCCTATATCACCTGTCACCGCACCCCAaacctctcttcctccctcccat GCAGTCACTTGGACAGTCACAGGAGGATGGCCCCCGTCCCCATCCCCACCCGGAGCCCGTCGGATTCCAGCACGGCCTCCACCCCTATCGCTGAGCAGATCGAACGGGCCCTGGACGAGGTCACGTCCTtgcagccgccgccgccaccaccaccgccaccaccagCCCCAG AGACCGAGGAGGTCAGCCCCAGCCTGGAGAGTGAAGAGACCAGCAAGGAAGCCAGAGCAGCAGCCCCTGAGGCCTGGGCTGGCCCCAAGGAGGAGCCCCTTCAGGCAAGGGAGCCCCCCCGGGGGCAAGACGGCCCCCTGGAGGACTTGTCATTTGTGGAATCTCCAGATCAGGCCATCCTGGATGCCCCTCTAGAGCCTGCCACAGCTGACGCCACTGCGGCTGCCACTGCAGCTGCCACCTTAGTGGCTGATGCTGATGCAGCTGACGCCATTGAAGccaccactgctgctgctgctgacacCGCTGTTGCCACCGCTGTCCCCCCTGCTGCTGCCAGCCTCATTGACCTATGGCCTGGCAACGGGGAGGGGGCCTCTGCGCCCCAGGCTGAGCCCCGTGCCGCCACGCTTCCCTTGGGGGCTGAGGTCACTCTGGCAGAGGTGCCCCTGCTGGACGAGGGTGTGCAGGAGCCACTGCCACCAGCAGGTGAAGGCTGTGCCAACCTTCTCAATTTTGATGAGCTGCCTGAGCCACCAGCCACCTTCTGCGACGCAGAGGGGGAGGTAGAAGGGGAGCCCCTGGCCACTTCCCAGGCCCCAACTCTGCCTTTAGCTCTGGCAGAGCTGGAGCAGGAGCTGGGGCAGGAGCCAGCGCAGGAGCCGGAACAGGAGCGGGAGTCTGAGCCCCACCTGCTGACCAACGGCGTGACCACCCAGAAGGAGGGGACccag GCCAGTGAGGGGTACTTCAGCCAATCACAGGAGGAGGAGTTTGCCCAATCAGAAGAGCTGTGTGCTAAGGCTCCGCCTCCTGTGTTCTACAACAAGCCTCCAG AAATCGATATCACCTGCTGGGATGCAGACCCAGTACCAGAAGAGGAGGAGGGCTTCGAGGGTGGCAATTAG